In Stenotrophomonas sp. ASS1, the following proteins share a genomic window:
- a CDS encoding TlpA disulfide reductase family protein, with the protein MKWQRPALLWTAVLAAGLGLWAGHRLAPAPAAPEAMPAAPAVAAVAPALQVGDSLPALSLPDLEGRPLDLRQHATGRPLLINVWASWCAPCVEEMPELARFAHTQGDNGVQVLGLALDTPEDVRGFLQRVPVDYPIVIETPGPRDASVQLGNTQGLLPYSVLFDAQGRLVKAKLGPFAHGEIDSWVK; encoded by the coding sequence ATGAAATGGCAACGGCCAGCGCTGCTGTGGACAGCGGTGCTGGCCGCCGGCCTCGGCCTGTGGGCCGGGCATCGATTGGCTCCCGCGCCGGCTGCGCCTGAGGCCATGCCAGCGGCGCCTGCGGTGGCGGCGGTGGCACCCGCCCTGCAGGTCGGCGACAGCCTGCCCGCGCTGTCGCTGCCCGATCTTGAAGGCCGACCGCTGGACCTGCGCCAGCACGCTACCGGCCGCCCGCTGTTGATCAATGTCTGGGCCAGCTGGTGCGCGCCCTGCGTTGAAGAAATGCCTGAACTGGCGCGCTTTGCCCACACCCAGGGCGATAACGGTGTGCAGGTTCTTGGCCTGGCGCTGGATACGCCGGAAGACGTGCGCGGTTTCCTGCAGCGGGTACCGGTGGATTACCCGATCGTGATCGAGACACCCGGGCCACGCGATGCCAGCGTGCAGCTGGGCAATACGCAGGGCCTGCTGCCCTACAGCGTGCTGTTCGATGCACAGGGCCGGCTGGTGAAGGCGAAGCTGGGGCCGTTCGCCCACGGCGAGATCGACAGCTGGGTGAAGTGA
- a CDS encoding sulfite reductase flavoprotein subunit alpha has translation MFKNVLFQLHWLLGITAGAVLAVMGLSGAVLSFEDELLRAANPGFAEIAEHHADGQLPLELSELVPLLQAGSDRPLQRLRVDATGQRPSVARFAGGKEHWVYFDPYTGERFSALRGQALFDFVEDLHRHLAAGERGKWITGSCAIALLFFTLSGLYLRWPRRWWHWRSWLAVEWKRSGRGFLWSLHSVVGTWVLLIYLMSALTGLWWSFDWYRSAANTLLGVAPAARHKVATDAALNLERIEATLYALPGVRTGYIDLRLPEKPGQALNVRVMAGDPSQRGGQHDRAHDLLQLDPGTGATLDARPYARQGAGAQLATSVFALHSGSYFGVPGRVVVMLSSLGMSLFFITGWMLYLDRRRSQRAARDLRQSLPATPADGGGTPWLVVHASQSGLGEQLAWRAAAQLQASGHAVQVLPLARVDAAQLARTAQVLWVLSTFGDGEPPDAARGAARRLMAQTLDLSGLQFGLLALGDRQYPHYCGFGRQVDGWLLGNGARPLFDRVEVDAASVAALRQWQLQLGALTGIVTDDSVLPAATQMHEWRLLGRDRLNPGSIGGAIWRIRLAPPADVQWQAGDILHIAPRHNARHASAVLKAHGLDPLQPLLVDGHPRTLLALASERELPEADAALAVQDACLWLSGLPTLPGREYSIASSTSDEVVELVVRLVHDLSGRAGLGSGWLALHAPVGASIVARVHRNPGFHRIGGVPMVLIGNGTGIAGLRSLLREAAHAGEHGHWLLFGERQRVHDFLFADEIEAWQADGHLARVDLAFSRDGEGGYVQDRLGAAVDALREWMQRGAVIHVCGSLQGMAEGVDQVLRAALGDEVVETLLETGRYRRDVY, from the coding sequence ATGTTCAAGAACGTCCTGTTCCAACTGCACTGGCTGCTGGGCATCACCGCCGGTGCCGTGCTGGCCGTGATGGGCCTCAGCGGCGCCGTGCTGTCCTTCGAGGATGAACTGCTGCGGGCGGCCAATCCCGGCTTCGCCGAGATCGCCGAGCACCATGCCGACGGCCAGCTTCCGCTTGAACTCAGCGAACTGGTGCCGCTGCTGCAGGCCGGCAGTGATCGCCCCCTGCAACGCCTGCGCGTGGATGCCACCGGGCAACGGCCCTCGGTGGCGCGCTTCGCCGGCGGCAAGGAACACTGGGTCTACTTCGATCCGTACACCGGCGAGCGCTTCAGCGCCCTGCGCGGGCAGGCGTTGTTCGATTTCGTCGAGGACCTGCATCGCCACCTCGCCGCCGGCGAGCGCGGCAAATGGATCACCGGCAGTTGTGCCATCGCGCTGCTGTTCTTCACCCTGTCCGGGCTCTACCTGCGCTGGCCGCGGCGCTGGTGGCACTGGCGCAGCTGGCTGGCGGTGGAATGGAAACGCAGCGGCCGTGGCTTCCTGTGGAGCCTGCACTCGGTGGTCGGCACCTGGGTGCTGTTGATCTACCTGATGAGTGCGCTGACCGGCCTGTGGTGGTCGTTCGACTGGTATCGCAGTGCCGCCAACACCCTGCTGGGCGTCGCACCGGCCGCCAGGCACAAGGTCGCCACCGACGCCGCCCTGAACCTGGAACGCATCGAAGCCACGCTGTACGCACTGCCCGGCGTGCGCACCGGCTACATCGACCTGCGCCTGCCGGAGAAGCCGGGGCAGGCACTGAACGTGCGGGTGATGGCCGGTGATCCGTCGCAGCGCGGCGGCCAGCATGACCGCGCGCATGATCTGCTGCAGCTGGACCCAGGCACGGGGGCCACGCTCGATGCCCGCCCCTATGCGCGCCAGGGCGCCGGCGCGCAGCTGGCCACCAGCGTGTTCGCGCTGCACTCGGGCAGCTACTTCGGCGTGCCCGGGCGTGTCGTGGTGATGCTCAGCAGCCTGGGCATGAGCCTGTTCTTCATCACCGGCTGGATGCTCTACCTGGACCGCCGCCGCAGCCAGCGCGCCGCGCGTGACCTGCGCCAGTCGCTGCCAGCAACGCCTGCCGATGGCGGTGGTACGCCGTGGCTGGTGGTGCATGCCAGCCAGAGTGGACTGGGAGAACAACTGGCATGGCGGGCCGCCGCGCAGCTGCAGGCGTCCGGTCATGCGGTGCAGGTGCTGCCACTGGCCCGCGTTGATGCCGCGCAGCTGGCACGCACCGCGCAGGTGCTGTGGGTACTGAGCACCTTCGGCGACGGCGAGCCACCGGATGCGGCGCGAGGCGCTGCACGACGGCTGATGGCACAGACACTCGACCTGTCAGGCCTGCAGTTTGGACTGCTGGCGCTGGGTGACCGACAGTACCCGCACTACTGCGGCTTCGGTCGCCAGGTTGATGGCTGGCTGCTCGGCAACGGCGCGCGCCCGTTGTTCGACCGCGTCGAAGTCGATGCCGCCTCGGTAGCGGCCTTGCGCCAATGGCAGCTGCAGCTGGGCGCGCTGACCGGCATCGTCACCGATGACAGCGTACTGCCGGCGGCCACGCAGATGCATGAGTGGCGGCTGCTCGGCCGCGACCGGCTCAATCCGGGCAGCATCGGTGGTGCCATCTGGCGCATCCGTCTTGCGCCACCGGCCGACGTGCAGTGGCAGGCGGGCGACATCCTGCATATCGCGCCGCGGCACAACGCACGGCACGCCAGCGCCGTGTTGAAGGCACATGGGTTGGATCCGCTGCAGCCGCTGCTGGTGGACGGCCACCCACGCACCCTGCTGGCGCTGGCCAGTGAACGCGAGCTGCCCGAGGCCGACGCCGCGCTGGCGGTGCAGGATGCCTGCCTGTGGCTGTCCGGATTGCCAACGCTGCCCGGACGCGAATACTCCATCGCCTCCTCCACGAGTGATGAAGTGGTGGAACTGGTGGTGCGCCTGGTGCATGACCTGTCGGGTCGAGCCGGGCTGGGCTCGGGCTGGCTGGCGCTGCATGCCCCGGTCGGAGCCAGCATCGTGGCCCGTGTGCATCGCAACCCCGGTTTCCATCGCATTGGCGGTGTGCCGATGGTGCTGATCGGCAATGGCACCGGCATCGCGGGTCTGCGCAGCCTGTTGCGCGAAGCTGCCCATGCAGGCGAGCACGGGCACTGGCTGCTGTTCGGTGAGCGCCAGCGCGTGCACGACTTCCTGTTCGCCGACGAGATCGAAGCGTGGCAGGCCGATGGCCATCTCGCGCGGGTGGACCTGGCGTTCTCGCGCGATGGTGAGGGTGGCTACGTGCAGGATCGCCTGGGTGCTGCCGTCGATGCGCTGCGCGAGTGGATGCAGCGCGGTGCGGTGATCCACGTGTGCGGCTCGCTGCAGGGCATGGCCGAAGGCGTGGACCAGGTGCTGCGCGCCGCGCTGGGCGATGAGGTTGTGGAAACGCTGCTGGAGACCGGGCGCTACCGGCGCGACGTGTACTGA
- a CDS encoding methyl-accepting chemotaxis protein encodes MSAVVPHLRSLRTRLATLRSASPGLLLWLQPHRLSVANKLKATLWVCGLGLVAIAAVYAWTGHANALAARSQASYQRGSDLAASLSTRVAEARRLQTQYARSFDDADRSQLLATQKALQADLQALRAMPMDAGRRMALQVLTESADAFSQGVAALFERVDEMGRGEAGLAAQLQQAAETLQAQVDALQRPSLALSLQKMRRQEALLLLDGDSTHADRASEEKLPFDLALAGLPADAQDALRTGMEGYQGALLGYTAARVGLDVEAQSLLDTAAGVAPALAAFQQAQVAALARAQARQQAGARTMSVLFALTLLLVAGVLITSLVLVLRAVRQPIQDTLRFASDIADDRLDTTLRVYNANDEIGQLAQRLVDMQQRLRARIETERAVARGNTRVRQALDSAQTGLMVVDAEGLVAYANPALLEQLELQVEDLVGSDAVRLHPALVSLAGVRQREEREIDHCGVRYQLIANPIVDEEHFLGVAVEWRSRALETLLETEVAALVDAAAHGDLHGRIALEGKQGFVRTLSTSINRLLTTFETNLGDLQALLAALARGDLSVRMEGELQGVFARMRDDANATVAQLGRIVTRIQQATSSLDTGVGEIVAGHHDLSQRTEQQAANLEETAASMHELTDTVGRNADAAGRADALVKGAAAVAQRGGEAVGQVVATMHGISEASRRIGDITQLIDGIAFQTNILALNAAVEAARAGEQGRSFAVVAAEVRLLAQRSAEAAKQIKGLIEDSVARVGQGNQQAEQAGTTMGEIVGSVQQLADLLAGIRSASQDQHAGIAQVNQTIVQMEASTQRNASLVEEAGASTAQMQAQVHALAEAVGAFRLQSMPQARAAA; translated from the coding sequence ATGTCGGCCGTTGTCCCCCACCTCCGGTCCCTGCGCACGCGTCTTGCCACGTTGCGCTCGGCGTCCCCCGGCCTGCTGCTGTGGCTGCAACCACACCGGCTCAGCGTGGCCAACAAGCTCAAGGCGACCCTGTGGGTCTGTGGCCTGGGGCTGGTGGCGATCGCCGCTGTCTACGCCTGGACTGGCCATGCCAACGCCCTGGCCGCGCGCAGCCAGGCCAGCTACCAGCGCGGCAGCGATCTGGCTGCCAGCCTGTCCACGCGGGTGGCCGAAGCGCGCCGCCTGCAGACCCAGTATGCACGCAGTTTCGATGATGCTGACCGCAGCCAGTTGCTGGCAACACAGAAGGCCCTGCAGGCTGACCTGCAGGCGCTTCGCGCGATGCCGATGGACGCCGGCCGGCGCATGGCGCTGCAGGTGCTGACTGAATCGGCCGACGCGTTCTCGCAGGGTGTCGCCGCCCTGTTCGAACGGGTCGACGAGATGGGCCGCGGTGAGGCCGGCCTCGCTGCACAGCTGCAGCAGGCCGCCGAAACCCTGCAGGCGCAGGTGGATGCGCTGCAGCGGCCGTCGCTGGCGCTGTCCCTGCAGAAGATGCGAAGGCAGGAGGCCCTGCTGCTGCTCGACGGTGATTCCACCCACGCCGACCGCGCCAGCGAGGAAAAGCTGCCGTTCGACCTCGCGCTGGCGGGCCTGCCCGCGGATGCGCAGGACGCCCTGCGCACCGGGATGGAGGGCTATCAAGGCGCCCTGCTGGGGTATACCGCTGCCCGCGTCGGCCTGGATGTGGAAGCGCAGTCGCTGCTGGATACCGCCGCGGGCGTAGCGCCGGCGCTTGCCGCTTTCCAGCAGGCGCAGGTGGCAGCGCTGGCCAGGGCGCAGGCGCGCCAGCAGGCCGGCGCGCGCACGATGAGCGTGCTGTTCGCATTGACCCTGCTGCTGGTGGCCGGTGTGCTGATCACCAGCCTGGTGCTGGTGCTGCGTGCGGTGCGCCAGCCGATCCAGGACACCCTGCGTTTCGCCAGCGACATCGCCGACGACCGCCTCGACACCACCCTGCGCGTCTACAACGCCAACGATGAGATCGGCCAGCTTGCCCAGCGCCTGGTCGACATGCAGCAGCGCCTGCGCGCGCGCATCGAGACCGAACGTGCTGTGGCGCGCGGCAACACCCGGGTGCGCCAGGCGCTGGACAGTGCGCAGACCGGGCTGATGGTGGTCGATGCCGAAGGCCTGGTGGCGTACGCCAATCCGGCGCTGCTGGAGCAGCTTGAACTCCAGGTTGAAGATCTGGTGGGGAGCGATGCGGTGCGCCTTCATCCGGCACTGGTAAGCCTGGCCGGCGTGCGACAACGCGAAGAACGCGAGATCGACCATTGCGGTGTCCGCTATCAGCTGATCGCCAATCCCATTGTCGACGAGGAGCATTTCCTCGGCGTGGCGGTGGAATGGCGCAGTCGCGCGCTGGAAACCCTGCTGGAAACCGAAGTGGCAGCCCTGGTCGACGCGGCCGCGCACGGTGACCTGCACGGTCGCATCGCGCTGGAGGGGAAGCAGGGCTTTGTGCGTACGCTGTCGACCAGCATCAATCGCCTGTTGACCACCTTCGAGACCAACCTTGGCGATCTGCAGGCGCTTCTGGCCGCGCTGGCCCGCGGTGACCTCAGCGTGCGCATGGAAGGTGAACTGCAGGGCGTGTTCGCGCGCATGCGCGATGATGCCAACGCCACCGTCGCGCAACTGGGCCGCATCGTCACCCGCATCCAGCAGGCCACGTCCAGCCTCGACACCGGTGTTGGTGAGATCGTCGCCGGTCACCATGATCTGTCGCAGCGTACCGAACAGCAGGCGGCCAACCTGGAAGAGACGGCAGCGTCGATGCACGAGCTGACCGACACTGTTGGCCGCAATGCCGATGCCGCGGGCCGTGCGGATGCGCTGGTCAAGGGCGCGGCGGCAGTGGCCCAGCGCGGCGGCGAGGCGGTCGGCCAGGTGGTGGCAACCATGCATGGCATCAGCGAAGCCTCACGGCGGATCGGTGACATCACCCAGCTGATTGATGGCATCGCCTTCCAGACCAACATTCTCGCGCTCAACGCGGCGGTGGAAGCGGCGCGTGCCGGAGAGCAGGGCCGCAGCTTCGCCGTCGTGGCTGCCGAAGTGCGCCTGCTGGCTCAGCGCAGCGCGGAGGCGGCCAAGCAGATCAAGGGATTGATCGAGGATTCGGTGGCGCGTGTGGGCCAGGGCAACCAGCAGGCCGAACAGGCCGGCACCACGATGGGCGAGATTGTCGGCAGCGTGCAGCAGCTGGCGGATCTGCTGGCCGGGATCCGCAGCGCGTCGCAGGACCAGCATGCCGGCATCGCCCAGGTGAACCAGACCATCGTGCAGATGGAGGCCAGTACCCAGCGCAACGCCAGTCTGGTGGAAGAGGCGGGGGCCTCGACCGCGCAGATGCAGGCGCAGGTACATGCCCTGGCAGAAGCCGTGGGCGCGTTCCGTCTGCAGTCGATGCCACAGGCGCGCGCTGCGGCCTGA